In the genome of Burkholderiales bacterium, one region contains:
- a CDS encoding protein-L-isoaspartate(D-aspartate) O-methyltransferase has translation MKTNHNGIGMTSERTRARMIERLRAAGITDETVLAAMAQAPRHLFIDEALASRAYDDVPLPLGFGQTISSPLIVARMAQFARAGKKLDKVLEIGTGCGYQTAVLARLAGAVYSVERIAGLLNQARLRLRNQRIVNVKLKHADGTLGLPDAAPFDAIIMAAATRAAPAALCEQLAIGGRLVLPRGSNEQFLVVIERKARGFTETVFDAVKFVPLLPGTT, from the coding sequence ATAAAGACCAACCATAACGGCATCGGCATGACATCGGAACGCACGCGCGCTCGTATGATCGAACGCTTGCGCGCAGCCGGCATCACGGATGAAACCGTGCTGGCGGCGATGGCGCAGGCGCCGCGCCATTTGTTCATCGACGAAGCGCTCGCCAGTCGCGCCTATGACGACGTGCCGCTGCCGCTAGGCTTCGGTCAGACGATTTCGAGTCCACTGATCGTCGCGCGCATGGCGCAGTTTGCACGCGCCGGAAAAAAGCTCGACAAGGTGCTCGAAATCGGCACCGGTTGTGGCTATCAGACGGCGGTGCTGGCGCGCCTGGCGGGCGCGGTTTATTCGGTCGAGCGAATCGCCGGCTTGCTGAACCAGGCGCGTCTGCGGCTGCGCAACCAGCGTATCGTCAACGTCAAGCTCAAGCACGCCGACGGAACGCTCGGCTTGCCGGATGCAGCGCCGTTCGATGCGATCATCATGGCTGCGGCGACGCGCGCGGCGCCGGCAGCCTTGTGCGAACAACTCGCGATCGGCGGCAGACTGGTTTTGCCGCGCGGCAGCAACGAACAGTTTCTGGTTGTGATCGAACGAAAAGCGCGAGGATTTACCGAAACCGTTTTCGACGCGGTCAAATTCGTTCCGCTGTTGCCGGGAACAACCTGA
- the msrA gene encoding peptide-methionine (S)-S-oxide reductase MsrA, producing the protein MMRTKIFVALVALAGFWSALMLAPAQGGNQNPASPDGLARATFAGGCFWCMEPPFDKLDGVVSTTSGYTGGQTRNPTYESTSSGRTGHAEAVQIVYDPKKIGYEKLLDVFWRNVDPLTANAQFCDHGSQYRTAIFFHGEEQKRLAGESKQALEKSEKFKKPIVTEIAPVTEFYPAEDYHQDYYIKNPLRYKYYRFSCGRDQRLEELWGKPVS; encoded by the coding sequence ATGATGAGAACGAAAATATTCGTCGCCCTCGTAGCGCTTGCCGGATTTTGGTCGGCGCTGATGCTGGCGCCGGCGCAGGGCGGAAACCAGAACCCGGCGTCGCCAGACGGCCTGGCCAGGGCAACCTTCGCCGGCGGTTGTTTCTGGTGTATGGAACCGCCGTTCGACAAGCTCGACGGCGTAGTCTCGACGACATCAGGCTACACCGGCGGCCAAACCAGGAACCCGACCTACGAATCGACATCGAGCGGGCGGACCGGGCATGCCGAAGCCGTGCAAATCGTTTACGACCCGAAGAAAATCGGCTACGAAAAGTTGCTCGATGTATTCTGGCGCAACGTCGATCCGCTGACCGCGAACGCGCAGTTCTGCGATCACGGCAGCCAGTACCGGACCGCGATTTTTTTCCATGGCGAGGAACAAAAGCGGCTCGCCGGGGAATCGAAACAGGCGCTGGAAAAATCGGAAAAATTCAAGAAACCGATCGTGACTGAAATCGCCCCGGTAACTGAATTCTACCCGGCCGAGGATTATCATCAGGATTACTACATCAAGAATCCGCTACGCTATAAATACTATCGCTTTAGCTGCGGGCGCGATCAGAGGCTCGAAGAGTTGTGGGGTAAACCCGTCTCGTAG
- a CDS encoding TIGR02587 family membrane protein, with amino-acid sequence MSHPSFHSSNLSIAQSLREYGRGIAGGLLVSLPLLYTQEMWHAGFSWHPAKLILYVAATFVLLLGYNRYAGLHGDATFAEIAIDSVEEMGLGVLIAALILWLIGRITLDSEIFEATGQVVMQAMQVAIGVSIGTAQLGGGSLQARRDGGRAGKSEDGKENVQKKGEAQGEKRDPASAAETPLRERQVAPGFRAQVVIATCGAVLIAGNVAPTDEIMIIAIASSPWRILGLAALSVAIATSILYFSEFRGSKHLSSDRTWLSITTGAVLTYAIALATSAAILWFFDRFEHNAIGICIAQTVVLAVAASLGASAGRLLLLQHE; translated from the coding sequence TTGAGCCACCCCAGCTTCCACAGCAGCAACCTCTCGATCGCGCAATCGCTGCGCGAATATGGCCGCGGCATTGCCGGCGGGCTGCTGGTCAGCCTGCCTTTGCTGTATACCCAGGAAATGTGGCACGCCGGATTCAGCTGGCACCCAGCGAAGCTGATTCTCTATGTCGCCGCCACGTTTGTGTTGCTGCTCGGTTATAACCGCTATGCCGGCCTGCACGGCGATGCGACCTTCGCCGAAATCGCTATCGATTCGGTCGAGGAAATGGGCCTGGGTGTGCTGATCGCGGCATTGATCCTGTGGCTGATCGGCCGCATTACGCTGGACAGCGAGATCTTCGAAGCGACAGGGCAGGTGGTGATGCAGGCCATGCAGGTCGCAATCGGTGTTTCGATCGGCACGGCGCAACTCGGCGGCGGTAGCTTGCAAGCCAGGCGGGATGGCGGGCGCGCTGGAAAAAGCGAAGACGGCAAGGAAAACGTCCAGAAAAAAGGCGAGGCGCAGGGCGAGAAACGGGATCCGGCCAGCGCAGCCGAAACGCCGTTGCGCGAACGCCAGGTTGCTCCCGGTTTTCGCGCGCAGGTGGTGATCGCGACTTGTGGGGCAGTCCTGATTGCCGGTAACGTCGCGCCGACGGACGAAATCATGATCATCGCGATCGCGAGTTCGCCGTGGCGCATTCTGGGGCTGGCCGCGCTGTCGGTTGCGATCGCAACAAGCATCCTGTATTTCAGCGAATTTCGCGGCTCGAAACATTTGAGCAGCGATCGAACTTGGTTGAGTATTACAACCGGCGCAGTGTTGACCTACGCGATTGCTCTTGCGACTTCGGCAGCCATACTGTGGTTTTTCGACCGTTTCGAACATAACGCGATAGGCATCTGTATCGCCCAGACCGTGGTGCTCGCCGTCGCCGCCAGTCTCGGCGCATCGGCCGGCCGTCTGCTGCTGCTGCAACATGAATAA
- a CDS encoding peptidoglycan DD-metalloendopeptidase family protein: MSNLPKPLSQLFVRWNGRLAFAPLFAVICTALLLTQTGCAQTRRPAPVVDRFPSAGQPAARPKSDPQSALLEKPGFYVVKKGDTLYSVAMEHNVDYRDLADWNNIDQTQVIRIGQQLRTSPPDDAAVTAPLQSTPAAGSPAANADANRSAPVAPQRDPGTAPAISANAASTAVKVQPKASKLPYSDQALARLMTESPNAKPALANRAESITAKAEPSIAPLPPTPKALGEAAAPEAAAGTDEERIDWGWPAEGKIVAGFSEGDNLKGVDIAGKLGQPVIASAPGRVVYSGAGLRGYGKLVIIRHNKTYLSAYAHNSEILVKEGQSVAKGQKIAEMGNSDADRVKLHFEIRRLGKPVDPVKYLPDAKS, from the coding sequence ATGAGCAATCTCCCCAAGCCGCTGTCCCAGCTTTTCGTTCGGTGGAACGGCAGGCTCGCTTTTGCGCCGCTATTCGCGGTTATATGTACAGCTTTACTGTTGACCCAGACCGGGTGTGCGCAGACGAGGCGGCCGGCGCCGGTAGTCGATCGCTTTCCGTCCGCCGGTCAGCCCGCTGCCAGGCCAAAGTCCGATCCGCAATCGGCTCTGCTGGAGAAACCCGGTTTTTACGTCGTCAAGAAAGGCGACACCCTGTATAGCGTTGCGATGGAGCACAACGTCGATTACCGCGATCTCGCCGATTGGAACAACATCGACCAGACCCAGGTCATCCGGATCGGTCAGCAGTTGCGCACCTCGCCGCCGGACGATGCGGCCGTGACCGCGCCTTTACAATCTACGCCGGCAGCCGGTTCGCCGGCAGCGAATGCGGACGCCAATCGATCGGCGCCTGTTGCACCGCAGCGCGATCCGGGAACAGCGCCCGCCATATCCGCTAACGCAGCGAGCACTGCGGTCAAGGTTCAACCGAAAGCCAGCAAACTCCCGTATTCCGATCAGGCGCTCGCCCGTCTCATGACCGAATCGCCGAACGCGAAGCCAGCGCTGGCGAACAGAGCCGAGTCGATTACGGCGAAGGCCGAGCCATCGATTGCGCCACTTCCGCCAACCCCTAAAGCGCTGGGCGAGGCTGCCGCTCCCGAGGCCGCCGCTGGGACGGACGAAGAACGCATCGACTGGGGCTGGCCCGCCGAGGGCAAGATCGTCGCCGGTTTCAGCGAAGGCGACAATCTGAAAGGTGTCGATATCGCCGGCAAGCTTGGCCAGCCTGTCATCGCCAGCGCGCCCGGGCGCGTTGTATATAGCGGCGCCGGTCTGCGCGGCTATGGCAAGCTTGTCATCATCCGCCACAACAAAACCTACTTGTCGGCCTATGCGCACAACAGCGAAATTCTGGTCAAGGAAGGGCAGTCGGTCGCGAAGGGCCAGAAGATCGCCGAGATGGGAAATTCCGACGCGGATCGGGTAAAGCTGCATTTCGAAATCCGCCGGCTAGGCAAACCCGTAGATCCTGTCAAATACCTGCCAGACGCCAAATCGTGA
- the rpoS gene encoding RNA polymerase sigma factor RpoS, which translates to MNAGDPCPDTMQMYLNEIGRNALLSADEELLVAQLAKSGDFCARQKMIERNLRLVVNIAKHYRNRGVALLDLIEEGNLGLIHALEKFDPARGFRFSTYASWWIRQNIERAIMAQSRTIRLPVHVIKELNTILRARRGLETRSDREPSAQEIARELGCAAADVRQLLGLNERMMSLDSPLDVESAMSVGDSIPDDNAARPDTQLEQSQMETYVANWLNQLSDKQRGVIERRYGLNGCEICTLEQLAEYLSVTRERVRQIQMEALASLRRILKRNGLSRDALL; encoded by the coding sequence ATGAATGCCGGCGATCCTTGCCCGGACACGATGCAGATGTATCTGAATGAAATCGGCCGCAACGCTTTGCTGTCGGCCGACGAGGAACTGCTGGTCGCGCAGCTTGCAAAGTCCGGCGATTTTTGCGCGCGTCAAAAAATGATCGAGCGCAATCTGCGGCTGGTGGTCAACATCGCCAAGCATTACCGCAACCGCGGCGTAGCGCTGCTCGATCTGATCGAGGAAGGCAATCTCGGCCTGATTCATGCACTGGAAAAATTCGATCCTGCGCGCGGCTTCCGCTTTTCGACTTATGCGTCGTGGTGGATACGCCAGAATATCGAGCGCGCCATCATGGCGCAATCGCGCACCATCCGGCTGCCGGTCCACGTCATCAAGGAGCTGAACACTATTCTGCGCGCGCGACGAGGGCTCGAAACCAGATCGGATCGCGAGCCGAGCGCTCAGGAAATCGCGCGCGAACTGGGTTGCGCCGCGGCTGATGTGCGGCAGCTGCTCGGATTGAACGAGCGCATGATGTCGCTCGATTCGCCGCTCGATGTTGAATCCGCGATGTCGGTCGGCGATTCGATACCAGACGACAATGCGGCGAGGCCGGATACGCAGCTCGAGCAAAGCCAGATGGAAACCTACGTCGCCAACTGGCTGAATCAACTTTCCGACAAGCAGCGCGGCGTGATCGAGCGCCGCTATGGCCTGAACGGCTGCGAAATCTGCACGCTTGAGCAGCTCGCCGAATATCTGAGCGTGACGCGCGAGCGCGTACGCCAGATCCAGATGGAAGCGCTAGCCAGCCTGCGGCGGATTTTGAAGCGCAACGGCTTGTCGCGCGACGCGCTGCTGTAG